One window from the genome of Serinibacter salmoneus encodes:
- a CDS encoding LytR C-terminal domain-containing protein, with the protein MASDDYPYPEDEFDRRGRERSPQAVHRAPRPWWAVWWPLIAVVIAAPVLAIVLVNIATNGGDSSASTTTSQESVATESAEGEATEGTDDAEAEQGEQTDGEAGEGEATEAETTAEPTEEETTEPEVTLDFALPVRVLNGSGVAGAAGASQEQLVAAGWTNVTAGNYESAQPQVSTVFYANAEMLEEAEAIAAELGIGPVSELTSITDIAVVLRADTVG; encoded by the coding sequence GTGGCATCGGACGACTACCCCTATCCCGAGGACGAGTTCGACCGCCGCGGGCGTGAACGCAGCCCGCAGGCGGTGCATCGCGCACCCCGCCCGTGGTGGGCGGTGTGGTGGCCCCTGATCGCCGTGGTGATCGCCGCCCCCGTGCTCGCGATCGTGCTGGTGAACATCGCCACGAACGGTGGCGATTCCTCGGCCTCGACCACGACATCCCAGGAGTCCGTCGCGACCGAGAGCGCTGAGGGCGAGGCCACGGAGGGCACCGACGACGCCGAGGCCGAGCAGGGTGAGCAGACCGACGGTGAGGCGGGTGAGGGTGAGGCCACCGAGGCCGAGACCACAGCCGAACCCACCGAGGAGGAGACCACCGAGCCGGAGGTCACGCTCGACTTCGCGCTGCCGGTCCGGGTGCTCAACGGTTCCGGCGTGGCCGGTGCTGCCGGTGCCTCGCAGGAGCAACTCGTGGCGGCCGGCTGGACCAACGTGACGGCCGGGAACTACGAGTCCGCGCAGCCGCAGGTCTCCACGGTCTTCTACGCGAACGCCGAGATGCTGGAGGAGGCCGAGGCGATCGCCGCCGAACTGGGCATCGGGCCGGTCTCGGAACTCACGAGCATCACCGATATCGCCGTGGTGTTGCGCGCCGACACCGTCGGCTGA
- a CDS encoding DUF3263 domain-containing protein, with protein sequence MAQQTVLAEQVTAQLSELEADVLEFERGWWRFAGAKESAIIERFGMSATRYYQVLNTLIDSPAALAADPMLVKRLRRMRAGRHEARSARRLGEVS encoded by the coding sequence ATGGCGCAGCAGACGGTCCTCGCCGAGCAGGTGACGGCGCAGCTCAGCGAGCTCGAGGCAGACGTGCTGGAGTTCGAACGCGGCTGGTGGCGGTTCGCCGGTGCCAAGGAGTCCGCGATCATCGAGCGGTTCGGCATGTCGGCCACCCGCTACTACCAGGTCCTGAACACCCTGATCGACTCTCCCGCGGCGCTGGCCGCTGACCCGATGCTGGTCAAGCGACTGCGCCGGATGCGCGCCGGTCGGCACGAGGCGCGCAGCGCCCGTCGGCTGGGCGAGGTGTCTTGA
- a CDS encoding uracil-DNA glycosylase, which translates to MATQPLDTLMAPDWAEALAPVEPAIRAMGEFLRAEVTAGRGYLPAGEHVLRAFQRPLADARVLIVGQDPYPTPGHAVGLSFSVAPEVRPIPRSLQNIYTELTEDLGVPRPTSGDLTGWADGGVVLLNRVLTVTPGRAGSHRGKGWEQVTQRAIEALVARGGPLVAILWGRDAQGLAPMLGEVPIIASPHPSPLSARSGFFGSRPFSRANAALREQGADGVAWALP; encoded by the coding sequence GTGGCGACGCAACCCCTGGACACGCTCATGGCACCCGACTGGGCCGAGGCCCTCGCGCCGGTGGAACCCGCGATCCGCGCCATGGGAGAGTTCCTGCGCGCGGAGGTCACCGCCGGCCGCGGGTACCTGCCGGCGGGCGAGCACGTGCTGCGCGCCTTCCAGCGCCCGCTCGCCGACGCCCGAGTGCTCATCGTGGGTCAGGACCCCTACCCCACCCCGGGTCACGCGGTCGGGCTGTCGTTCTCCGTCGCCCCCGAGGTGCGCCCGATCCCCCGGTCGCTGCAGAACATCTACACCGAACTCACCGAGGATCTCGGGGTGCCACGCCCGACCTCGGGCGACCTCACCGGATGGGCGGACGGCGGCGTCGTGCTGCTCAACCGGGTCCTCACCGTGACACCAGGGCGCGCGGGATCGCACCGCGGGAAGGGGTGGGAGCAGGTGACCCAGCGGGCGATCGAGGCCCTCGTGGCGCGCGGCGGCCCCCTGGTGGCGATCCTGTGGGGGCGCGACGCGCAGGGCCTGGCGCCGATGCTCGGCGAGGTGCCGATCATCGCGAGCCCGCACCCCTCGCCGTTGTCCGCACGCTCGGGGTTCTTCGGATCCCGCCCGTTCTCACGCGCGAACGCGGCGCTGCGCGAGCAGGGGGCCGACGGCGTGGCGTGGGCGCTGCCGTAG
- a CDS encoding SGNH/GDSL hydrolase family protein, whose translation MHEVRWSSYLALGDSFTEGLWDVLDDDGSPSVELAAWAAVNSQTPQAHSFHLRGWADLLAGHLAQARGAQGDGGLRYANLAVRGWQLGQIIDEQVPQALAMKPDLVSLVGGGNDILRPAVDIDTVADRLEEAVATLRGAGIDVLLATGIDAKGSTLISTTRSKVGIFNSHIWSMARRHGAMVLDVWGMRSLRDSRMWSSDRIHLLADGHRRVAQAALVALGLEPEDHAWDDVETPLTPLGTRQRLTADAEWLREHAGPWAARRLRRAVPHDLRRAKQPDWLELDAR comes from the coding sequence ATGCATGAGGTTCGGTGGTCCTCCTACCTGGCGCTCGGCGACTCCTTCACCGAGGGGCTGTGGGACGTGCTCGACGACGACGGCTCCCCCAGCGTTGAGCTCGCCGCCTGGGCAGCGGTGAACTCCCAGACGCCACAGGCGCACTCCTTCCACCTGCGAGGGTGGGCCGACCTGCTGGCGGGTCACCTCGCTCAGGCACGCGGCGCGCAGGGTGATGGCGGCCTGCGCTACGCCAACCTCGCCGTCCGGGGCTGGCAGCTGGGTCAGATCATCGACGAACAGGTGCCGCAGGCCCTCGCGATGAAGCCGGACCTGGTCTCGCTCGTCGGCGGCGGGAACGACATCCTGCGGCCGGCCGTGGACATCGACACGGTGGCCGACCGGCTGGAGGAGGCCGTGGCCACGCTTCGTGGGGCCGGGATCGACGTCCTCCTGGCCACCGGGATCGACGCCAAGGGGTCGACCCTGATCTCCACCACACGCAGCAAGGTCGGCATCTTCAACTCCCACATCTGGTCGATGGCGCGCCGCCACGGCGCGATGGTGCTGGACGTCTGGGGGATGCGGAGCCTGCGGGACTCGCGGATGTGGAGCAGTGACCGGATCCACCTACTGGCGGACGGGCACCGCCGGGTGGCGCAGGCCGCGCTCGTGGCGCTCGGCCTGGAGCCGGAGGACCATGCGTGGGACGACGTGGAGACCCCGCTGACGCCGCTGGGCACCCGGCAGCGCCTCACGGCCGATGCGGAGTGGCTGCGCGAGCACGCCGGCCCGTGGGCCGCGCGACGGCTGCGCCGCGCGGTTCCCCACGACCTGCGGCGCGCGAAGCAACCGGACTGGCTGGAACTCGACGCTCGCTGA
- a CDS encoding DHA2 family efflux MFS transporter permease subunit, with protein sequence MTTHSPQADAPAPHDPLPFDPHAARLTPANRRLLALLLVSAFVVILNETTMAVALPPIMDDFGITPAQGQWLTTAFLLTMSVVIPTTGWLLGRLGIRRAFLLAMTTFSIGTALAALAPTFSLLLGARVVQASGTAVMMPLLMTTVISVVPIAIRGRVMGMVSLVIAAAPALGPTASGLVLQSLSWHWIFGLVLPIALLALVAGWLWVRGEAEGNHTPLDALSLPLVILGFGGLVYGLAGLGEAAQADPVVPVWLPIVVGALALVVFGLRQLALVRGTGPLLDIRVLTVRDFAIATAVMCIAMFSMFGVMLLLPLYAQNVLGLDPLGSGLVMLPGALAMGLLGPTVGRLCDRLGARPLVVPGLVLAGGALVLLAVGPQQVWLMAAAHILMSLGLALVFTPMFTVALGSLTGPLVPHGSAMIGTLQQLAGAAGTAAFVAIMVTREVAAIEGGASEVEALSQGTHLAFLIGGAIGMAAAGLALLLRRGVGSAAAAEPDRAAAAH encoded by the coding sequence ATGACAACCCATTCGCCGCAGGCCGACGCGCCCGCACCGCACGACCCGCTCCCGTTCGATCCGCACGCGGCCCGGCTCACGCCCGCGAACCGGCGCCTGCTCGCCCTGCTGCTCGTGTCCGCCTTCGTGGTGATCCTCAACGAGACCACGATGGCGGTCGCCCTCCCACCGATCATGGACGACTTCGGCATCACGCCCGCCCAGGGGCAGTGGTTGACCACGGCGTTCCTGCTCACCATGTCCGTGGTGATCCCCACCACCGGGTGGCTGCTGGGCCGGCTCGGGATCAGGCGCGCGTTCCTCCTCGCGATGACCACGTTCAGCATCGGGACGGCGCTGGCCGCGCTCGCGCCGACCTTCTCCCTGCTGCTCGGTGCCCGCGTGGTGCAGGCCTCCGGGACCGCCGTGATGATGCCCCTGCTCATGACGACCGTGATCAGCGTGGTGCCGATCGCCATCCGTGGGCGCGTGATGGGCATGGTCTCCCTGGTGATCGCGGCCGCGCCGGCCCTGGGCCCCACCGCCTCCGGCCTCGTGCTGCAGTCGTTGTCCTGGCACTGGATCTTCGGTCTCGTGCTGCCCATCGCGCTCCTGGCGCTCGTGGCCGGCTGGCTGTGGGTGCGCGGCGAGGCGGAGGGCAACCACACCCCGCTGGACGCGCTGAGCCTGCCCCTGGTGATCCTCGGCTTCGGCGGGCTGGTCTACGGCCTGGCGGGACTCGGCGAAGCAGCCCAGGCCGACCCGGTCGTCCCGGTCTGGCTGCCGATCGTCGTCGGGGCGCTCGCCCTGGTGGTCTTCGGCCTGCGGCAGCTCGCGTTGGTCCGAGGGACCGGGCCCCTGCTGGACATCCGGGTGCTCACGGTGCGTGACTTCGCGATCGCGACCGCGGTCATGTGCATCGCGATGTTCTCCATGTTCGGCGTCATGCTGCTGTTGCCCCTCTACGCCCAGAACGTGCTCGGGCTGGACCCCCTCGGGTCGGGGCTGGTGATGTTGCCGGGCGCCCTGGCGATGGGGCTGCTCGGCCCAACCGTGGGCCGGCTGTGCGACCGGCTCGGGGCGCGCCCCCTCGTGGTTCCCGGCCTCGTGCTCGCCGGTGGCGCCCTGGTGCTGCTCGCCGTCGGCCCGCAGCAGGTGTGGCTGATGGCCGCCGCGCACATCCTCATGTCGCTTGGTCTCGCCCTCGTGTTCACGCCGATGTTCACCGTGGCGCTCGGATCGCTCACCGGACCGCTGGTGCCGCACGGCTCCGCCATGATCGGCACGCTGCAGCAGCTCGCGGGCGCTGCCGGGACCGCGGCGTTCGTCGCGATCATGGTGACCCGGGAGGTCGCCGCGATCGAGGGCGGCGCGAGCGAGGTCGAGGCGCTGTCGCAGGGCACGCACCTGGCCTTCCTCATCGGCGGTGCCATCGGGATGGCCGCGGCGGGGCTCGCACTGCTCCTGCGCCGCGGCGTCGGTTCGGCGGCGGCCGCAGAGCCCGATCGCGCGGCTGCGGCGCACTGA
- a CDS encoding RDD family protein: MVLMDAVVPSSQVAAPPLAGWWRRAFAVILDDLLLAAVAWLAVGSAVGPTLHPPIGWSGLEAWAPDAVADLGNGWVVGSFLALLVLQAYTGATPGKRVTGVVIVDAETGRPVGLLRTLLRPFAHVLDALLFIGYLRPLWDAQHRTFADSLLRTRSVQTRSPVPHPWLRVRPRSLPTVRANAVTLAAWLVCGLGLAFAFPLMTTITHDPGPRVSAACEVTTSSGWDHPVPRVRVDLMAMEVTERRLWVTRTSDGMDLSAEWTWTSDAPWASQDGSGDLAGAEGSLWAVGVDGSARPLLERGGLAMLDEDGGTLVLDAGPEVLAQRDGREDLLLRLRENGRDVATCTLPASALTTL; encoded by the coding sequence ATGGTGCTGATGGACGCTGTGGTCCCGAGTTCGCAGGTTGCCGCGCCCCCGCTCGCGGGCTGGTGGCGCCGCGCCTTCGCGGTGATCCTCGACGACCTCCTGTTGGCCGCGGTGGCGTGGTTGGCGGTGGGCTCCGCCGTCGGTCCCACGCTGCACCCGCCCATTGGATGGAGCGGTCTCGAGGCGTGGGCGCCCGACGCCGTCGCCGACCTCGGCAATGGCTGGGTCGTGGGTTCATTCCTCGCGCTCTTGGTGCTGCAGGCCTACACGGGTGCGACCCCCGGCAAGCGCGTGACCGGTGTGGTGATCGTGGACGCGGAGACCGGCAGGCCCGTGGGCCTGCTCCGGACGCTGCTGCGCCCGTTCGCCCACGTGCTGGATGCCCTCCTGTTCATCGGGTACCTGCGGCCGCTGTGGGACGCCCAGCACCGCACCTTCGCCGACTCCCTGCTGCGCACCCGCAGCGTGCAGACCCGCTCGCCGGTGCCGCACCCGTGGCTGCGGGTGCGCCCGCGCTCGCTGCCCACCGTCCGGGCGAACGCGGTGACGCTGGCCGCGTGGCTCGTCTGCGGCCTCGGGCTCGCCTTCGCGTTCCCGCTGATGACCACCATCACCCACGACCCGGGCCCGCGCGTGAGTGCGGCGTGCGAGGTGACGACGTCGAGCGGGTGGGACCACCCGGTACCCCGGGTGCGGGTCGACCTCATGGCGATGGAGGTGACCGAGCGACGGCTGTGGGTGACGCGGACAAGCGACGGCATGGACCTCAGCGCCGAGTGGACGTGGACCTCGGATGCGCCGTGGGCGAGCCAGGACGGCTCCGGCGACCTCGCCGGAGCCGAGGGGAGCCTCTGGGCTGTCGGGGTCGACGGCTCCGCACGGCCGCTGCTCGAGCGGGGCGGGCTCGCGATGCTGGACGAGGACGGCGGGACCCTCGTGCTCGATGCGGGGCCGGAGGTGCTCGCCCAGCGGGACGGACGCGAGGACCTCCTCCTGCGGCTGCGGGAGAACGGTCGGGATGTCGCGACCTGCACCCTGCCCGCCTCCGCTCTCACCACTCTGTGA
- a CDS encoding MFS transporter produces MTTPAWSLRALMPGVYLPVIVVEIGIGAILPFIPAEVVDRGGSLATAGAMAALIPVGRILADLPAGGLANRIGDRRAMILACLLAAGAAALVASAPGLVLLAVGLFLLGASDAVFGLARQSYLTAVVPPMQRARALSTLGGVARIGLFIGPFAGALVVREDPTVAFWLAVATSLVAGGQVLLSRELAGAAQVAQQEGHGTVVATIREHLHLLTRLGVAILAVGLVRGARMTALPLWGEHLQLDPSTTALIVGVAGGVDMLLFYPAGKLMDARGRLWVAIPSMITMGAAFVALPFTSTALGLTGVALLLGIGNGMGSGVVMTLGADVAPAADRAAFLGAWRLLYDAGSAAGPLGLSAGAALGSLAGGVWAMAGFSAAAALALWKMVPRFSVHANRGTRRRAGIE; encoded by the coding sequence ATGACCACCCCCGCCTGGAGCCTGCGCGCCCTCATGCCCGGCGTCTACCTCCCGGTGATCGTGGTGGAGATCGGCATCGGCGCGATCCTGCCGTTCATTCCCGCCGAGGTCGTGGACCGCGGCGGGAGCCTCGCCACCGCCGGCGCGATGGCCGCGCTCATCCCGGTGGGCCGCATCCTCGCCGACCTGCCCGCGGGCGGCCTGGCCAACCGCATCGGCGACCGCCGCGCGATGATCCTCGCCTGCCTGCTCGCCGCCGGGGCGGCCGCGCTCGTGGCCAGTGCACCGGGGTTGGTGCTCCTCGCCGTCGGGCTCTTCCTGCTCGGGGCGAGCGACGCCGTGTTCGGCCTCGCCCGGCAGTCCTACCTCACGGCCGTGGTGCCGCCCATGCAGCGCGCCCGGGCCCTGTCCACGCTCGGCGGGGTGGCGCGCATCGGCCTGTTCATCGGACCGTTCGCCGGCGCCCTGGTGGTGCGCGAGGACCCCACCGTGGCGTTCTGGCTCGCCGTGGCCACCTCGCTCGTGGCCGGCGGGCAGGTGCTCCTGTCCCGCGAGCTGGCGGGGGCGGCCCAGGTCGCCCAGCAGGAGGGCCACGGCACCGTGGTCGCCACCATTCGTGAGCATCTGCACCTGCTGACGCGGCTGGGCGTGGCGATCCTCGCCGTCGGGCTGGTGCGCGGGGCGCGGATGACGGCGTTGCCGCTGTGGGGTGAGCACCTGCAGCTGGATCCCTCGACCACGGCGCTGATCGTGGGGGTGGCCGGTGGCGTGGACATGCTGCTGTTCTACCCGGCGGGCAAACTCATGGACGCGCGCGGCCGGTTGTGGGTGGCGATCCCCTCGATGATCACGATGGGCGCGGCGTTCGTGGCGCTGCCCTTCACCTCCACGGCGCTCGGGCTCACCGGGGTGGCGCTGCTGCTCGGGATCGGCAACGGGATGGGCTCCGGGGTCGTGATGACGCTCGGCGCGGATGTCGCACCGGCGGCCGACCGCGCCGCCTTCCTCGGGGCGTGGCGGCTGCTGTACGACGCGGGGAGCGCGGCGGGGCCGCTCGGGCTGTCCGCGGGGGCGGCCCTGGGGTCGCTGGCCGGCGGCGTGTGGGCGATGGCGGGCTTCTCCGCCGCGGCGGCCCTCGCGCTGTGGAAGATGGTGCCGCGGTTCTCCGTGCACGCCAACCGCGGCACGCGGCGGCGAGCCGGCATCGAGTAG